A genome region from Oenanthe melanoleuca isolate GR-GAL-2019-014 chromosome 2, OMel1.0, whole genome shotgun sequence includes the following:
- the ADNP2 gene encoding activity-dependent neuroprotector homeobox protein 2, with translation MFQIPVQNLDNIRKARKKVKDILADLGRDSCRELLKNLKSFEAGENYFWNTSWSDVSPWEPVGRRKRYRTKPYCCTLCKFSSKLLTSFKNHLHRCHEDEVDQEMVVSCPKCPFSSHPKVVGEHIWMFHSSNKRIQNYTVSILGGMKQFRSDIINFTCLKCQFTDTLYYNMKKHVLINHFKNLLSAYFGEKFDEITSGSVEFYCKKCNAPANNPDSLMFHILTAETHRDLENKLRSLISEHIKKPGLAKQASIAPKLVPGVAAAAPSAGPAAVPKGSVTAPACIKVALPQSSQNQSMVQTQAVQNTVGPVTVPSASGSLPQTTCAPAATSSHVTLVPSNPPVAQINLGIQPSPSQPVIVSHGLPLNHSVGTINNTVTPAVLPLNQPVRPGLFPVNQPAGTINSPVSAGTLPATQPVGPVNQPVAPGVLPVNQPVAPAILSVGQSLGSMNRPIDPRVLPVTQTVGSGLLQLNQPVAPGVVPVRPPVGPGFLQLNQPVAPAVIPVNQPVQPPVSQSAAFLTAGSLLRQLIPTGKQVNGIPTFTLAPVSVTLPVPPGGGVTTVTPPQVPIQLMQSGSVAQLSQSPANAPSPPLLLTSENVSLQASPPAPETSQAVRQAKQWKTCPVCNELFPSNVYEVHMEVAHKQHEVKVEPPDPHKLAACASFLRMTEKAIWCFACKCFLCEEELMKHIFMHGLSCLFCTGTFYDLKSLVEHNKTAHNGKKQLHPWYRNRGVELCDDAQGGFVFPHFDFNTVLPDEDMGEREVHMAVLVGIYSTLLVPIYIKVKPQTAQANRRCTRKMFTCPFCLGTFAGRETYEKHLKERHHIMPTVHTILKSPAFKCIHCCGVYTGNMTLTAIAVHLLRCRSAPKDTNSSLKMELERTERKELLFVNGEKHLSVVLKRKQSDPCIVAEDQRNKEQQPLSLSTGIALSPDNEVKSGVVPLKRQKIRTEMRKLPSSEDLRFLAVDPNQYDHNSYEAQKQFLSDYFHKRPYPSKKEVELLSLLLCAWKIDVASFFGKMRNRCLKAIKHHKPSVLMGFSVSELKNIKHSLNLKDGPLDM, from the exons aaTCTTAAAAGCTTTGAGGCAGGTGAAAACTACTTTTGGAACACTTCATGGAGTGATGTCTCTCCTTGGGAGCCTGTGGGCAGAAGAAAG AGATACAGAACAAAGCCGTACTGCTGTACCTTATGCAAGTTCTCGTCCAAATTGCTTACTTCTTTCAAGAATCATTTGCATCGTTGCCACGAGGATGAAGTGGACCAAGAGATGGTGGTTTCTTGCCCAAAATGTCCATTTTCTTCTCATCCCAAAGTAGTGGGAGAGCACATCTGGATGTTTCATTCATCTAATAAACGAATACAGAACTACACAGTCAGCATTTTGGGTGGCATGAAACAATTTAGGAGTGACATCATAAATTTCACGTGTCTAAAATGTCAATTCACAGACACCTTGTATTACAATATGAAGAAACATGTGCTGATTAACCATTTTAAAAACTTACTAAGTGCATATTTCGGTGAAAAATTTGATGAAATTACATCAGGTTCAGTTGAGTTCTACTGTAAAAAATGTAATGCTCCTGCTAACAACCCAGATTCTTTGATGTTCCATATCTTGACAGCTGAAACACACAGAGACCTGGAGAACAAACTTCGATCTCTGATTTCAGAACACATTAAGAAACCCGGACTTGCGAAACAAGCGTCTATTGCTCCAAAGCTTGTCCCTGGTgtagcagcagctgctccatctgCAGGGCCTGCTGCCGTCCCAAAAGGTTCTGTGACAGCTCCAGCTTGCATCAAGGTTGCTCTTCCACAGAGCAGTCAAAACCAGAGCATGGTGCAGACACAAGCAGTTCAGAACACAGTCGGACCAGTGACTGTCCCAAGTGCCTCTGGCAGCCTCCCACAAaccacctgtgctcctgctgctacGTCCTCACATGTCACTCTTGTGCCCAGCAATCCTCCCGTGGCTCAGATCAACCTTGGCATTCAGCCGTCGCCTTCGCAGCCCGTCATTGTTTCCCATGGGCTTCCTCTGAACCATTCTGTTGGGACCATCAATAATACTGTGACCCCTGCAGTTCTTCCTCTTAATCAGCCTGTCAGGCCTGGGCTCTTCCCTGTGAATCAACCCGCTGGTACTATAAACAGTCCAGTCTCAGCTGGAACGCTCCCTGCTACTCAACCCGTCGGCCCTGTAAATCAGCCGGTTGCACCAGGAGTCCTCCCTGTGAATCAGCCAGTGGCTCCAGCAATTCTGTCTGTCGGCCAGTCACTCGGGAGCATGAACAGACCCATTGATCCCAGGGTCCTTCCTGTGACGCAGACAGTGGGGTCGGGTCTTCTCCAGCTTAACCAGCCTGTTGCCCCCGGGGTGGTTCCTGTCAGACCGCCTGTTGGACCTGGGTTCCTTCAGCTTAATCAACCTGTTGCACCTGCAGTTATCCCAGTCAATCAGCCAGTTCAGCCTCCAGTTTCTCAAAGCGCAGCGTTTTTGACTGCAGGCTCTCTGCTGAGGCAGTTGATTCCCACTGGCAAGCAGGTTAATGGGATACCTACTTTCACGCTGGCCCCCGTCTCAGTTACTCTGCCTGTACCTCCCGGTGGTGGAGTAACAACTGTGACGCCTCCGCAGGTGCCCATCCAGCTCATGCAGTCGGGGTCAGTggcccagctctcccagtcGCCGGCCAatgctccctctcctcccctcctcctgaCCTCTGAGAATGTATCCTTACAGGCCTCCCCGCCTGCTCCTGAAACAAGCCAAGCTGTCAGACAGGCCAAGCAGTGGAAGACTTGTCCTGTTTGCAATGAGCTTTTCCCGTCAAATGTTTACGAGGTGCACATGGAGGTGGCCCACAAACAACATGAAGTCAAAGTAGAACCCCCAGATCCTCACAAACTTGCAGCTTGCGCATCCTTTCTGAGGATGACAGAAAAGGCGATCTGGTGTTTCGCTTGtaaatgttttctctgtgaGGAAGAGCTCATGAAGCACATCTTCATGCATGGCTTATCTTGCTTGTTTTGCACAGGTACTTTCTATGACTTAAAAAGCCTCGTGGAGCACAACAAAACTGCACACAATGGGAAAAAGCAGTTGCATCCGTGGTACAGGAACAGAGGAGTTGAGCTATGTGATGATGCGCAGGGTGGCTTTGTGTTTCCACACTTTGATTTCAATACAGTGCTACCAGATGAAGACATGGGTGAAAGAGAAGTACATATGGCAGTGCTTGTTGGAATATATTCAACGCTTCTTGTCCCTATTTACATCAAAGTGAAACCTCAGACAGCACAAGCGAACAGGAGATGCACCAGAAAAATGTTCACCTGTCCTTTTTGCTTAGGTACGTTTGCTGGTAGAGAAACCTATGAAAAGCATTTGAAAGAGAGGCATCATATAATGCCAACTGTGCATACGATTTTAAAGTCTCCTGCTTTCAAGTGCATCCACTGTTGTGGTGTGTACACTGGAAATATGACTCTGACAGCTATCGCTGTACACTTGCTCCGTTGTAGAAGTGCTCCCAAAGACACCAACTCGAGCCTGAAGATGGAGCTTGAGCGTACTGAGAGGAAAGAGCTGCTCTTTGTGAATGGTGAGAAGCATCTTTCTGTGGTActgaaaagaaagcaatcaGATCCCTGCATTGTTGCAGAAGACCAAAGGAATAAGGAACAGCAGCCTCTGAGCTTAAGTACTGGCATAGCTCTGTCTCCAGACAATGAAGTGAAATCAGGGGTAGTGCCTTTAAAACGACAGAAGATTAGGACTGAGATGAGGAAGCTTCCTTCTAGTGAGGATCTCCGCTTTCTAGCAGTAGATCCTAATCAGTATGATCACAATTCATATGAGGCGCAGAAACAGTTTTTGTCAGACTACTTTCACAAGAGGCCATATCCCTCTAAAAAAGAGGTGGAATTACTTTCCTTGCTGCTATGTGCGTGGAAAATTGATGTTGCAtcattctttggaaaaatgaGGAATAGATGCTTAAAGGCGATAAAGCATCATAAACCGTCTGTGCTAATGGGTTTCAGTGTGTCTGAACTAAAAAACATTAAGCacagtttaaatttaaaagatgGACCATTGGATATGTAA